One genomic segment of Theobroma cacao cultivar B97-61/B2 chromosome 6, Criollo_cocoa_genome_V2, whole genome shotgun sequence includes these proteins:
- the LOC18597140 gene encoding protein DETOXIFICATION 40, with product MIMASENRIDCAENEVHQPLLHYYKSFSPEPCVSDLLEDTLSDNSLSLFWRIQRATWIELGILFHLAAPAVVVYLFNNLISMSTQIFCGHLGNLELAAASLGNNGIQTFAYGLMLGMGSAVETLCGQAYGANKYGMLGIYLQRSTILLMATGIPLMIIYIFSKPILLLLGESATIASAAAVFTYGLIPQIFAYAANFPIQKFLQAQSIVFPSACISAAALALHLLMSWLAIFKLGWGLLGASLVLSLSWWIVVAAQFVYIVMTEKCKHTWTGFSLQAFSGLWDFLKLSVASAVMLCLETWYYQIIVLIAGLLKNAEIALDALSICMTICGWAYMIAVGFNAAASVRVSNELGAGHPKSAAFSVVIVTSSSFIIAAIFAILVLVLRHVMSYAFTSGSTVADAVSELSPYLAISVLLNGIQPVLTGVAVGCGWQAFVAYVNVGCFYFVGIPLGCVLGFKFDFGAKGIWAGMIGGSVIQTLILMYVTFSTDWTKEVEKTRNRLDRWEDKKEPLLN from the exons ATGATCATGGCCTCAGAGAACAGAATAGACTGTGCTGAAAATGAGGTGCATCAGCCACTGTTACATTACTACAAATCTTTCTCACCTGAGCCATGTGTTTCTGATCTTCTTGAAGATACGCTATCAGATAACAGTTTATCATTGTTTTGGCGAATCCAGAGAGCTACATGGATTGAGCTCGGTATCCTCTTCCACCTCGCTGCCCCTGCAGTCGTGGTTTACCTGTTCAACAATCTCATCTCCATGTCCACCCAAATTTTTTGTGGCCATCTTGGCAATCTTGAGCTTGCTGCAGCTTCGCTTGGTAACAATGGTATCCAAACTTTTGCTTATGGGCTCATG CTAGGGATGGGAAGTGCAGTGGAGACACTGTGTGGACAAGCTTATGGGGCAAACAAGTACGGAATGCTAGGCATCTATCTCCAAAGATCAACAATCCTTCTTATGGCAACTGGGATCCCACTTATGATCATCTACATATTCTCCAAGCCCATCTTGCTCTTACTAGGAGAATCAGCCACGATTGCATCTGCAGCAGCAGTCTTTACTTATGGCCTCATTCCACAAATATTTGCCTATGCTGCCAATTTCCCCATACAGAAATTCCTACAAGCCCAAAGCATAGTGTTCCCTAGTGCATGCATTTCAGCAGCTGCACTTGCACTACACCTTTTAATGAGTTGGCTTGCGATATTCAAACTGGGCTGGGGGTTGTTGGGTGCATCATTGGTGTTGAGTTTATCATGGTGGATCGTAGTCGCAGCACAATTTGTGTACATCGTAATGACTGAAAAGTGCAAGCACACATGGACAGGTTTTAGCCTACAGGCTTTCTCTGGACTATGGGACTTCTTGAAGCTATCCGTAGCATCTGCTGTCATGCTGTGCCTAGAAACTTGGTACTATCAGATAATAGTTTTGATTGCTGGGTTGCTCAAAAATGCTGAAATTGCCCTGGACGCTCTTTCCATCTG CATGACGATATGCGGATGGGCTTACATGATTGCAGTCGGCTTCAATGCGGCTGCAAG TGTGAGGGTCAGCAACGAGCTGGGGGCTGGACATCCCAAATCAGCAGCATTTTCCGTAGTCATAGTAACTTCGAGCTCTTTCATCATCGCTGCCATCTTCGCCATTCTCGTGCTTGTTCTGCGCCATGTCATGAGTTATGCCTTCACCAGTGGTTCAACTGTTGCCGATGCTGTCTCAGAACTCTCTCCTTACCTCGCCATCTCCGTCCTACTAAATGGTATCCAACCTGTTTTAACTG GTGTGGCTGTGGGGTGCGGATGGCAAGCATTTGTGGCCTATGTTAACGTCGGGTGCTTTTACTTTGTTGGCATCCCATTGGGTTGTGTTCTTGGCTTCAAGTTCGACTTTGGTGCGAAG GGAATTTGGGCGGGGATGATAGGAGGCTCTGTTATACAAACTCTCATTTTAATGTATGTCACATTTAGTACAGATTGGACCAAAGAG GTTGAGAAGACAAGGAATAGGCTGGATAGGTGGGAAGACAAGAAGGAGCCTCTGTTGAATTAA
- the LOC18597141 gene encoding uncharacterized GPI-anchored protein At1g61900 isoform X1, with amino-acid sequence MSAGVSLKHRVIMFLLELFVFFACFRECLSSPLDHVKGYMLTDRRADAFVPEITPSASPQPFLPLLAPSPLSPFTNSSVPKLSGLCILNFTAAQSLMSMTSIDCWAAFAPLLANVICCPQLHATLVILVGQSSKDTGVLALNRTLANPCLSDIEKVLEGQGAGENLKQICSIHPSNLTEASCPVKDVDEFESTVNSSELLASCEKIDPVKECCDQVCQGAISEAAIRLALKASDPLNMDVPHVLPEHSTRVNDCKTVVLRWLASKLDPYRAKEVLRGLTNCNVNKVCPLVFPNMRHVANSCWNGINNQTACCDAMDSYVSHLQKQTLITNLQALDCATSLGLKLQKYNITRNVYSQCHISLKDFSLQVGSQVSGCLLPSLPSDATFDKFSGISFICDLNDNIPAPWPTLSLLPASSCKKSVRIPALPAATNAQTGLYNEYVAVYLLIASSMAIMMLVTILV; translated from the exons ATGAGTGCTGGGGTGTCTCTCAAGCACCGCGTTATCATGTTTCTGCTTGAGCTGTTTGTGTTTTTTGCCT GCTTCCGTGAATGTTTATCCAGCCCACTGGATCATGTTAAAGGTTATATGTTAACAGACAGACGAGCAGATGCTTTCGTACCTGAAATTACTCCAAGTGCATCTCCTCAGCcatttcttcctcttcttgcTCCCTCTCCATTGTCACCCTTCACAAATAGTTCTGTTCCTAAATTATCGG GACTTTGTATTTTAAACTTCACTGCTGCTCAAAGCTTGATGAGCATGACCTCAATCGATTGTTGGGCTGCATTTGCTCCATTGTTAGCGAATGTAATATGTTGCCCGCAGCTGCATGCAACTCTTGTGATTCTTGTTGGTCAATCAAGTAAAGATACTGGTGTGCTTGCTCTAAACAGAACCCTTGCCAACCCTTGCCTCTCTGATATTGAGAAAGTCTTGGAAGGCCAGGGTGCTGGTGAGAATTTGAAGCAGATTTGCTCAATTCATCCATCAAACCTTACTGAAGCATCTTGCCCTGTAAAAGAtgttgatgaatttgagagCACTGTAAATTCTTCTGAGCTTCTTGCTTCATGTGAAAAGATTGATCCTGTGAAAGAATGTTGTGACCAAGTTTGTCAAGGTGCTATATCAGAAGCTGCAATAAGGCTTGCACTGAAAGCTTCTGATCCTTTGAACATGGATGTGCCCCATGTTTTACCAGAGCACTCAACAAGGGTAAATGATTGTAAAACTGTTGTCCTTCGGTGGCTGGCAAGTAAACTTGATCCTTATCGAGCAAAGGAAGTTCTTAGAGGACTGACCAATTGCAATGTTAACAAAG TTTGCCCTCTCGTTTTCCCCAACATGAGGCATGTTGCAAACAGCTGCTGGAATGGAATAAATAACCAGACAGCATGTTGTGATGCCATGGATAGTTATGTTTCTCACTTGCAAAAGCAGACCCTGATCACCAACTTACAAGCTTTGGATTGTGCTACCTCACTAGGGTTGAAGCTACAGAAATACAATATCACCAGAAATGTTTATAGCCAATGTCACATAAGCCTCAAGGATTTCTCCCTCCAAG TTGGAAGTCAGG TATCTGGATGCCTCCTGCCAAGCTTGCCCTCTGATGCGACATTTGACAAGTTCTCTGGTATTAGTTTCATTTGCGATCTAAATGATAATATTCCAGCTCCATGGCCCACTCTGTCACTACTACCAGCTTCATCATGCAAAAAAT CTGTCAGAATTCCTGCACTACCTGCAGCAACAAATGCTCAAACTG GTCTTTACAATGAATATGTTGCAGTTTATCTTCTCATTGCTTCTTCGATGGCCATAATGATGCTCGTCACAATTCTAGTTTGA
- the LOC18597141 gene encoding uncharacterized GPI-anchored protein At1g61900 isoform X2 translates to MSAGVSLKHRVIMFLLELFVFFACFRECLSSPLDHVKGYMLTDRRADAFVPEITPSASPQPFLPLLAPSPLSPFTNSSVPKLSGLCILNFTAAQSLMSMTSIDCWAAFAPLLANVICCPQLHATLVILVGQSSKDTGVLALNRTLANPCLSDIEKVLEGQGAGENLKQICSIHPSNLTEASCPVKDVDEFESTVNSSELLASCEKIDPVKECCDQVCQGAISEAAIRLALKASDPLNMDVPHVLPEHSTRVNDCKTVVLRWLASKLDPYRAKEVLRGLTNCNVNKVCPLVFPNMRHVANSCWNGINNQTACCDAMDSYVSHLQKQTLITNLQALDCATSLGLKLQKYNITRNVYSQCHISLKDFSLQVSGCLLPSLPSDATFDKFSGISFICDLNDNIPAPWPTLSLLPASSCKKSVRIPALPAATNAQTGLYNEYVAVYLLIASSMAIMMLVTILV, encoded by the exons ATGAGTGCTGGGGTGTCTCTCAAGCACCGCGTTATCATGTTTCTGCTTGAGCTGTTTGTGTTTTTTGCCT GCTTCCGTGAATGTTTATCCAGCCCACTGGATCATGTTAAAGGTTATATGTTAACAGACAGACGAGCAGATGCTTTCGTACCTGAAATTACTCCAAGTGCATCTCCTCAGCcatttcttcctcttcttgcTCCCTCTCCATTGTCACCCTTCACAAATAGTTCTGTTCCTAAATTATCGG GACTTTGTATTTTAAACTTCACTGCTGCTCAAAGCTTGATGAGCATGACCTCAATCGATTGTTGGGCTGCATTTGCTCCATTGTTAGCGAATGTAATATGTTGCCCGCAGCTGCATGCAACTCTTGTGATTCTTGTTGGTCAATCAAGTAAAGATACTGGTGTGCTTGCTCTAAACAGAACCCTTGCCAACCCTTGCCTCTCTGATATTGAGAAAGTCTTGGAAGGCCAGGGTGCTGGTGAGAATTTGAAGCAGATTTGCTCAATTCATCCATCAAACCTTACTGAAGCATCTTGCCCTGTAAAAGAtgttgatgaatttgagagCACTGTAAATTCTTCTGAGCTTCTTGCTTCATGTGAAAAGATTGATCCTGTGAAAGAATGTTGTGACCAAGTTTGTCAAGGTGCTATATCAGAAGCTGCAATAAGGCTTGCACTGAAAGCTTCTGATCCTTTGAACATGGATGTGCCCCATGTTTTACCAGAGCACTCAACAAGGGTAAATGATTGTAAAACTGTTGTCCTTCGGTGGCTGGCAAGTAAACTTGATCCTTATCGAGCAAAGGAAGTTCTTAGAGGACTGACCAATTGCAATGTTAACAAAG TTTGCCCTCTCGTTTTCCCCAACATGAGGCATGTTGCAAACAGCTGCTGGAATGGAATAAATAACCAGACAGCATGTTGTGATGCCATGGATAGTTATGTTTCTCACTTGCAAAAGCAGACCCTGATCACCAACTTACAAGCTTTGGATTGTGCTACCTCACTAGGGTTGAAGCTACAGAAATACAATATCACCAGAAATGTTTATAGCCAATGTCACATAAGCCTCAAGGATTTCTCCCTCCAAG TATCTGGATGCCTCCTGCCAAGCTTGCCCTCTGATGCGACATTTGACAAGTTCTCTGGTATTAGTTTCATTTGCGATCTAAATGATAATATTCCAGCTCCATGGCCCACTCTGTCACTACTACCAGCTTCATCATGCAAAAAAT CTGTCAGAATTCCTGCACTACCTGCAGCAACAAATGCTCAAACTG GTCTTTACAATGAATATGTTGCAGTTTATCTTCTCATTGCTTCTTCGATGGCCATAATGATGCTCGTCACAATTCTAGTTTGA
- the LOC18597142 gene encoding uncharacterized protein LOC18597142, with amino-acid sequence MGNCLRHGKASWDDDDWGSLASTHRQEDDDGEVINITEKESLLGAKRVASLSSSSPSAREVKITISKKELEQLVRKVDMQGLTLEQVLVSMVKGGDVYELEHHRPWKPVLQSIPEVN; translated from the coding sequence ATGGGGAATTGTCTTAGACACGGAAAGGCATCTTGGGATGATGACGACTGGGGGTCTTTGGCCTCAACTCACAGGCAAGAGGATGATGATGGTGAGGTTATTAACATTACGGAGAAGGAGAGCTTGCTTGGTGCAAAGAGAGTTGCTTCGTTATCTTCGTCATCTCCATCAGCCCGAGAGGTAAAGATAACCATTTCAAAGAAGGAGCTAGAGCAGTTGGTACGGAAAGTGGACATGCAAGGTCTGACTCTTGAACAAGTCCTGGTTAGTATGGTCAAGGGTGGAGATGTGTATGAGCTGGAGCACCATCGGCCATGGAAGCCGGTCCTACAAAGTATTCCGGAGGTGAACTAA